Genomic segment of Terriglobales bacterium:
CAGGTTGGCGTTGCGGCTCTCCAGTTGCGCCGGGTCCATCACCGAGCGCCCGATGATCCGCTGGCGGAACCCGGGAGCGAAGCGCTCGATCTGCGCCTCGACCCGCTCCGCCATTTCCACGGTGCAGCCGTTGGGGACGTGGGCATAGCCCCAGAGAACATGCTTGCCTGAGGGCGAACGCGTCGCGTCGAACAGGCTGGGCTGGGCCAGGATGACGAACGGCTTCTCCGGCGCCCGCCCGCGCCACGCCTGCCATTCCGCTTGCGCCATCTCCTTCAGCGTCCCGCCGACGTGGATGGTCCCCGCCCGGCGGCACGCTTCTGCTTTCCACGGTACCGGCCCGTCCAGCGCCCAGTCCATCTTGAAGGCCGCGATCCCGTAGCGGTAGCGCTTGAGCATCCGGCGATAGAGATACGGCAGCTTCTCGCCCGCGATCTTCAAGAGCTGCCGCGGCGTCAGGTCACACAGCACCGCCTTGGCGGGCGGCAACTCACCCAGCGAATCGACGCGCGTGCCGGTCACGACCTTGCCGCCCAGCGACCGGAGATACGACGCCAGCGCGTCGCTGATCTTCTGCGCCCCACCTTTGGCGAACGGCCAGCCCACAGCGTGCCCGGAGGCGCACAACACCATCCCGAAGGCAGCGGTGAAGGTCTTGTGCAGCGGCAGCATGGAGTGGGCCGCGTTGCCGGCGAAGAAGGCGCGCGCCGGCTCGCCGCTGAAGTCGGCCCGCGCCAGGGTCTCCGCCGGCCAGAAGGCGCTGCTGCCGAACTGCATCGCACTCAGCCAGTGCCGCGGTAAGCGCGGCGGCGCCAGCACATCGTCGAGCAGTTCCTGCCACTCCGCCGCCAGCGGTCCCACCAGCCGCTTGTAGGCGCGAGCATCGTCGCCCAGCCCGCGCCCGGTGTCCTCGACCGTGCCCTCCAGCACCGCTGCCGTGCCGTCGTCGAATGGATGCACCACCGCCGCCGCCGGCGTCACCCACTCCAGGCCGTGCTCGCGCAGAGGCAGCGAGCGGAAGAACGGGGAGCTAATGCCCAGCGGGTACACCGCCGAGAACAGGTCGTGCTGGAACCCCGGCAGGGTGAGCTCGCCGCTGCGGGCGCCGCCCCCGATCTGCTCCTCGGCCTCCACCACCACGACCGAACAACCGGCCCGCGCCATGGTGATGGCGGCCGCCAGCCCGTTAGGCCCGCTGCCCACCACCACTACCTCGGCGTCGGGGATCTCTGCCGCCTTGGCGATCTTCACGTCGCGATTCTACATGGGGGTGTGGCCCGGCCGTGCCGGCCGGGCAGCGCGGGCGGCACGCCCGCGCCACACAATAAGAAAGGGCGACCCTTTTCGGATCGCCCTCGCTGACTCCTGACTCCTACGCAGGAGAAGGCCTCTCCCCCGGCACGATGCCCGGCTGGCGCTCGCCCGTAGGCTTGAGCACCTGCTGCGTGGCTTCGTCACTCGGGGCCGGCGCGGTGGGCTTGGTCGGCAGGTCCTTGCCCTCGATCACCATCTTGATCTCGTTGGCGTCGAGCACCTCGCGCTCCAGCAGCGCCTGGGCCAGCATCTCCAGCTTCTCCCGGTTGTTCTCCAGGATGGCCCTGGCCGCGCTGTAGCCCTGGTCCACCAGCCGCCGGACCTCCTGGTCGATCTTGACCGCCGTAGCCTCGCTGAAGTCGCGGTGCTGCGCGATCTCGCGCCCCAGGAAGATCTGCTCTTCCTTCTTGCCGAAGGTGATGGGGCCCAGGTCGCTCATGCCCCACTCGCAGACCATCTTGCGGGCCAGGTCGCTGGCCTGCTCGATGTCGTTGCCCGCGCCGGTGGTCATCTGCTCCAGGAACAGCTCCTCGGCCACGCGCCCGCCCATCATGATGGCGATGCGCGTCTCCAGGTACTCGCGGCTGTAGGTGTGCTTGTCGTCGATCGGCAACTGCATGGTCACGCCCAGGGCCATGCCGCGCGGGATGATGGTGACCTTGTGCAGCGGGTCGCTGTGCTTCATCATGGCCGCGACCAGCGCGTGCCCCGCCTCGTGATAGGCGGTCATGCGCTTCTCTTCCTCGGACAGGATCATGGACTTGCGCTCCGCGCCCATGAGCACCTTGTCCTTGGCCAGCTCAAAGTCGTACATGGTCACGGTCTTGCGGTTCTGCCGGGCGGCGTTCAGGGCCGCTTCGTTGACCAGGTTGGCCAGGTCGGCGCCCGAGAACCCCGGGGTGCCGCGCGCCAGCACCGACAGATCGACGTCGTCGTTGAGCGGGATCTTGCGGGTGTGCACGCGCAGGATCTCTTCTCGTCCGCGCACATCGGGCCGCGCTACGACTACCCGCCGGTCGAATCGGCCGGGACGCAACAGCGCCGGGTCGAGCACGTCGGGACGGTTGGTCGCGGCGATCAGGATGACGCCTTCGTTGGATTCGAAGCCGTCCATCTCCACCAGCAGCTGGTTCAGGGTCTGCTCGCGCTCGTCGTGACCGCCGCCCAGGCCGGCCCCGCGATGGCGTCCCACCGCGTCGATCTCGTCGATGAAGATGATGCAGGGGGCGTTCTTCTTGCCCTGCTCGAACAGGTCGCGCACCCGGCTGGCGCCCACGCCCACGAACATCTCCACGAAGTCCGAGCCGGAGATGGAGAAGAAGGGCACGTTGGCCTCGCCGGCTACCGCCCGCGCAAGCAGGGTCTTGCCGGTTCCCGGGGGCCCGACCAGCAACACGCCCTTGGGGATGCGTCCGCCCAGTTTCTGGAACTTCTGCGCCTCGCGCAGGAACTCGATGATCTCCCGCAGCTCTTCCTTGGCCTCATCCACGCCCGCCACGTCCTTGAACGTGACTTTCTTCTGCTGCATGGAGAGCAGCCGCGCCCGGCTCTTGCCGAACGACAGCGCCTTCGACCCGCCGGTCTGCATCTGGCGGATCATGATGAACCACAGCGCTCCGAACAGGATCAGGGGGGAGAGCTGCAGCAGCCAGCTCGGCCAGCTGCCCGCCGACGCGTCCTTCACGTTGATGTTCACGCCCTTGTCGCGCAGCGCCTTGATCA
This window contains:
- the ftsH gene encoding ATP-dependent zinc metalloprotease FtsH gives rise to the protein MNSTVKTIVFWLVIVLSCVLLWQVVKNGGGGQKEQEISYSEFRSRVDQGNVSEVTVQSTDLRGKNRNDKGTFHTTLPQNDPDLIKALRDKGVNINVKDASAGSWPSWLLQLSPLILFGALWFIMIRQMQTGGSKALSFGKSRARLLSMQQKKVTFKDVAGVDEAKEELREIIEFLREAQKFQKLGGRIPKGVLLVGPPGTGKTLLARAVAGEANVPFFSISGSDFVEMFVGVGASRVRDLFEQGKKNAPCIIFIDEIDAVGRHRGAGLGGGHDEREQTLNQLLVEMDGFESNEGVILIAATNRPDVLDPALLRPGRFDRRVVVARPDVRGREEILRVHTRKIPLNDDVDLSVLARGTPGFSGADLANLVNEAALNAARQNRKTVTMYDFELAKDKVLMGAERKSMILSEEEKRMTAYHEAGHALVAAMMKHSDPLHKVTIIPRGMALGVTMQLPIDDKHTYSREYLETRIAIMMGGRVAEELFLEQMTTGAGNDIEQASDLARKMVCEWGMSDLGPITFGKKEEQIFLGREIAQHRDFSEATAVKIDQEVRRLVDQGYSAARAILENNREKLEMLAQALLEREVLDANEIKMVIEGKDLPTKPTAPAPSDEATQQVLKPTGERQPGIVPGERPSPA
- a CDS encoding NAD(P)/FAD-dependent oxidoreductase, with the translated sequence MKIAKAAEIPDAEVVVVGSGPNGLAAAITMARAGCSVVVVEAEEQIGGGARSGELTLPGFQHDLFSAVYPLGISSPFFRSLPLREHGLEWVTPAAAVVHPFDDGTAAVLEGTVEDTGRGLGDDARAYKRLVGPLAAEWQELLDDVLAPPRLPRHWLSAMQFGSSAFWPAETLARADFSGEPARAFFAGNAAHSMLPLHKTFTAAFGMVLCASGHAVGWPFAKGGAQKISDALASYLRSLGGKVVTGTRVDSLGELPPAKAVLCDLTPRQLLKIAGEKLPYLYRRMLKRYRYGIAAFKMDWALDGPVPWKAEACRRAGTIHVGGTLKEMAQAEWQAWRGRAPEKPFVILAQPSLFDATRSPSGKHVLWGYAHVPNGCTVEMAERVEAQIERFAPGFRQRIIGRSVMDPAQLESRNANLVGGDINAGSPVFPQLFVRPTHKLYATPLEGVYMCSASTPPGGGVHGMCGFFAAEAALKKVFPERVANIAPLAWG